DNA from Candidatus Cloacimonas acidaminovorans str. Evry:
AAATTTTTCTCACAATAAAACATCCATTCTGCTGTTTCATACTTACTCTTTTTATGCTTACAAGCATTTTTATAAGCTAAATACAGATTCTGCCAGGAGGTTAATTTTTCCCAAAGATATCCAACCCGTTTAGGCACTTTTTAACCAACCCCCCACCATTTTACCACTTTCCAGTAATTCCTTGCTAATGTATTGATATTGATTTTCAGCTAATAATTTCATCTTATAAGCCATCTGGATTAATGTTCTTAATACATCCAACTTTATGTTTATCTTTATCAAATATTCCCTTTTTGACGAACTGTAAATCGTTTGAACAATTAATTCCAATATCTCTAAACAAAGGTTGTCCATTTTTTGAGCTAATGAATATCTCAAATTTTTCGGAAATCTTTCCGTTCTCCCAAATATCCAGATAGATATATCCATCCATTTTATATATAAAGGATAGTCATTTTTCAATTTCTAATACCGCCTCTTGTAATAATTTGATTATCTGTTCCCCATACTTTTCCGCTTTACTCTTCATCCCTTTTATAGAAGAAAAATCACTAATAGTTTTGGGTTGTTTTTTCACAATCTCATAAATCTGGGAATTATACATAATAATATAAGCAGGAAAGCCCTCATTGGCAGCTAATTCATTACGCCAATCCCTTAATTTTTCATATTGAGCTTGTTCCAATTCACTTAAACTTTCCATATCAGGTATAAAATGACTCCCCTTTCTTGGTAAATACTCTATAAAAAAAGAATAATAGATATTCCCTTCGTTATTGATAAATTCTTTTTCTACGCGAATTATATTATTATTCTGACAAAATTGATTGAATCCCTGATCTTCAAAAACTCCTTTGTCTCT
Protein-coding regions in this window:
- the avd gene encoding diversity-generating retroelement protein Avd translates to MKNDYPLYIKWMDISIWIFGRTERFPKNLRYSLAQKMDNLCLEILELIVQTIYSSSKREYLIKINIKLDVLRTLIQMAYKMKLLAENQYQYISKELLESGKMVGGWLKSA
- a CDS encoding HRDC domain-containing protein, translating into MFKLMLVRFDRDKGVFEDQGFNQFCQNNNIIRVEKEFINNEGNIYYSFFIEYLPRKGSHFIPDMESLSELEQAQYEKLRDWRNELAANEGFPAYIIMYNSQIYEIVKKQPKTISDFSSIKGMKSKAEKYGEQIIKLLQEAVLEIEK